TAAAATATGCCTCAATGGTTATCGGTTACCGGATCTATTACTCTAGCAGGATTAATAGTATCCCTGCTGCTGCTATTCACACTACCCAttagatgataaaagaggatgttgaTTATGACTTGTCAGAGGCATTGAGGAGTCAACTGATGTTGAACCtagaatctatcaagaaggataagaggttaaggtttaagtttggacaaataattattggtctattcttttattttcaaaaatgttTCCCCGgtattggtgatatccaatggatagatggcACTCCAGCATTGGTgcaaatgaagaacaacattagaatgttgggtaatggttttgacaaagattgcatggggatattttaaggactttcaaaagaaaatgcatgcaagggaaaggatatCGGCAGAGGTTGTCAACCGGTATAAAAACACAATTTGCTTTATGGTTGATACAGATACTTGCATGATAGAGGAAGTTGTGCCCCAGAATATGTGggttatgcccatgggatatgaagtggacaagGATCTTCTGATTGCATATGTTGATCATTTGCTTTCCCAATCGGTAGATACAACAGCAGAACgctttggcacttacaaggagaaatcccttcaagtgcattTAGAACTTAACAGACTGGTAATTGCTAAGAAAGTTAGAAAATAAGTTGAAGCATTTGCAGAGCAAGCAGGATTCACTAAGAGGCCATTGCAGAAGCAAGAGCAAGACATGCCGCATAATAGGCCGGAACATCAAGTGCTCCCACCGGTACCTCCATCGGTATGAAGACAAGCATTGGAAAGGAGAAAGTTTCAGAGAATGAAAAACCAACAGTtgttaagaaggagaaaccaaTAGCAACAAAGAAGGAGAAACCATTAAAGATTCAGTTCCTGAGaaaaggtaagattgttgaacCACCTGTTGCACCGGTTAAGACTAGtaaaaggaaaaagcaacaagcacagaaaccggtagatgctgatgaagaagagGCTGAGtccaaaggagaaaagaaagcccTATGGGCCAGCGGCAAAAGGTCAAAGGGTGTTGGTAATTCAACTGTGAAATCTTCAAAGAAACTGGTAACCAAGCTTACACCTCTTGAAAAATTAACaataaacattaaagagtatggtTTATTGACTGGTGTGAAGAAACTCTATGATTAGTGAAGATGAACAAAGGCAGATTCAGGGTGTCGTTGtttacatgatgaataaatacaGCAAGGCCCTTATTGAATTACAAGGGCATATTcctaattctttatataataaGATTGATGCTAGATGGTAGGCAGCCATGAAACATGATAGAGAATACATTGAATTTATTCTGAAAAACTTGCAACCTGAAGCTATtaaggaggagatagatgaaatttttgctaaggcaaagtcatcttttaggccaaagaaaaggttgacaagaatgttaattggtgagacccaattaGTCCATGAGGAGACTGAACAAATTTTAAAGAAGGTACTAGGTTTGATTcctgatgaagaggaagaagttaaggaagatgaatcGGAAATGTTTGAGGCTGAAGATCTTCCTGAAGGAGTCAAGATAATTGATTTTGAGCCTACTGAAATAGTGATGGGAGACCAACCGGTGAGCACACAAACTGAACCTGTGATTATCCCTGGTTATGAAGATATCGGTAATAATGATGATGTTGATTGATGCAGAGTGCACAACTGAAAGTGTGCAATTAGACTCAAAAGGTCTATAGGGCTCCAAAGGATTGCTCACTAGGCCTAGCCAGCCTCACCCACACTCCAAACTGATTATCAGGGCTCACCCTCACCCACTCACAGACCTGCACAAGGCCCAAACCCAATCCCTATGGGTTATACAATTTTGGCACAAAATTTGCCTTAGGGCTTTAGTCCCTTATTAAGGCACAAACATGGAAACTGACTTAAATGGTTTCTCTAATTAGAAACATCACTTGGCACACTTCACTTGACCCTAGACAACTAAGTTCCAACCCTTGGTTTGACTCTCCAAACCCTCAACCACCAAATGCACAATTAGACCTACTAGGCTACTAGGTCTCTCAAACTGAAAACGGGTGATTCAAGGAAACTTTCCCAATAGACCTGGCACTGTTTTAATTGTTTTGAGACCTCCTACTGGTGGCCTAACATCCCCCAAAAGGGTAGAGCCCCACAGCACTCTTGCAACTCCCAATCACTACAAGTCtcacaggcctaattggccaaatttGGCTTGGAACACTTGCAAATCGTTGAAGTTGGGTGCATATTGAAAGGGCAATGGTTTTGGAAGGTCTATCCACCTTCTAGGAACCTCAATCAATGCCTTGGACCAGGTTTTGGGTAGTCACCCATGCACAATATCATTAAACCCGCTTTGACTGGCTAAATACATACAAATATTTAGCCTAGGGCATGACCAAACTTCCCTTGGCCTTCACTTTCAGACCCAGAGCTTTTGGAGTCTTATAATACACCATTTGACCTTGCAAATTCTAGAAAACCAAATAATTTCACCATGGAATTTGCAAGTTATGGGTCATTTTGGGTTAAAACCCTCCAAACCTTATGTTCACGGGCTATCTTCAGTAAAACAGAGATAACTTTCACCAAACAACTCCAAATTGGATCAAACAAAAGCCAAATGTTAGGTGATTCACCCCTTCACCCTTTCATGCCCCTGGATCTGTACAACCAATCCGTACAATTGATGTCTAAACCAGTTTGCTCTGAAAATCTGTCTTTTATTGCAGAAAATTGGTCATGAATCATTACAAAAACCTCCAACCCCATGGATTTCAAATTGGGAACCTTAAATAGGCTTTCCCAACCACAATTAACCAATCCCAATCGGTTGGAGATGTTGGACAAGTCATCCAACCAAAATTTGAAAAGGTTGTCATAGTTGCTAAGCAACTTTTCCCAATTTTTGCACTTTTGCAACTTTGTGAGCACTTGTCAATTGTTTTCACTTGATGGCCATCTTGGGACCTCTCAACCCATGGATCTGGGCATGAGATGACAGAAATGGACATCCTACCAAATGccaaaatcaaaaacatgaaaattgtcaaaattgccTAGGCTTGCCTAGACTAGATCCTAGTGGACTAAGGGACTTCTAGGCTTATAGAATGGCCTTAGAATGCCTTGACCACACATATTGGATCAAGAGACATGGATGGTGGACTCCCATCCTTATTACAATGCCAAAACAAGAAAATGCAAATCAGGTGTCCTGCACCATGCTCCACAACTtcaaaagaactcaagtcccttgagttgggatgCTGTCAAACTGAAACCCTGccttttcaatggcctccttggTCATCCATGTTGCTTCTTCTAGGGTTTGGTGCCTCCATTTGACCCAATATTCATAATATACCTTTCTCCTTGTTTGTTTAAGCACCCTCTTGTCAAGAATGCTCTCAATCTCCAAGATAGATGGGTTTGACATCTCCTTAAGTGCCTCAGCTTGTTGTACATCAGATTTACCTGCAACAAACACATCATCTACAGATCCTTTATAGGGAAATAGGTCagcaacattaaatataggtgataAACCAATGGATGAAGGAAGATCAACATGATAAGCATTATTTCCACACtttttgaggatcttgcatggaccaagcttcctcatcatcaacTTAGTGTATTTCTCCTTGGGTAACCTCTCCTTCTTTAGATGCACCATCACCAAATCACCCACTTTGAATTGcaaatctcttcttttcttatctgCTGCTGCCTTATATTTCTCAGTGGCAAATTTCAGCTAGTTCCTTACTTGCTTATGCACATCCTTCATTATCTCTGCAAAATCTTTAGCCAAAGCACTTTTCCTTTCCAAATGACTAACATCTCTTAGTTCCATGACTCCTCTAGGGTGCATACCATATACAATCTGAAAAGGTGTCATACCTGTACTCCTGTTTATGGAATCATTGTAGGAAAATTCTGCCTATGCTAGGATAGAATCCCAACTGGAACCATGCTCTTGTGTGAGACACCTCAAGAGGTTGccaagtgacctattgatgacctCGGTCtgtccatctgattgaggatggtaTGCTAAAGACAAAGCCACATTAGTACCAATTTTCTTccataaggtcctccaaaagtgacctataaacttaGGATCCCTATCAGAAATGATTAACTTATGTAATCCATGAAGtcttactatttctttgaagaataaaCCAGCAACATGTGAAGCATCATGAGTGGTTttgcaaggaataaaatgagccattttttaAAATCTATCCACAACCACATATACACTATCAAAACCAGATTTAGTTTTAGGAAGTCTaagcacaaaatccatacttattgaGTCCCAAGGCTTTGATGGAATAGGCAATGGTGTATAAATCCCTGCATTAGATGAGTGGCCCTTGGCCCTTTGACACACAATACAAGTCTCCACAAATCTTCTCACATCAGTTTGAAGCTTAGGCCAAAAATAAAATCTTCTAACCAATTCCAATGTTTTATCTACTCCAAAGTGCCCTGCTAGACTCCCACAATGCTTTTCCTTGATTATATTTTCCCTTATTGACCCCTTAGGCACACAAAGCAAACTCCATTTAAACAAGTATCCATCTTGCACCAAAAATTCAGAGAACTCAGTATGATACCTGGCTGTCATATCAACACATACCTTGTAGATTTCCTTGAAATCATCATCCATAGCATACATGTCCTTTATTGTGTGTATACCTGTACTTTCCAATTGAATCCCTTGAATGGTCAAATTCCTCTTGCTTAGAGCATCCGCCACTTTATTAGCAATACCTTTCTTATGTTTTATGGTGAAAGTATAAGATAGTAAAAATTCCatccatttaacatgtctatgatgAAGCTTCTCTTGCCTATTCAAAAAACTCAAAGCTTGATTATCCGTAaacacaataaactccttaggaagtAGGTAGTGCCTCCATTTCCTCAAGGCTTGAACCATAgcatagagttcaaggtcataagTAGAGTACTTTTGTTTggcctcattcaacttttcactgaagAAGGCAACGGGCCTCCCTTCTTGGCTTAGGACTCCTCCAATAGccctattgctagcatcacattctaccacAAAAACCTTATGAAAATCAAGAAGTATCAGCATATgaagttctgcaatcttctttttcaatgcctcaaatgaccTACTTGCTTCATTAGTCCATGCAAACACAGACTTCCttccaccttttatagtatcaCTGAGTGGAGCACAAATTCCACTAAAGTTTTTAATGAACTTTCTATAGAAACTACATAAGCCATGAAAGCTTTTTACCTCAGTGGCATTGGTAGGTGTTGGCCAATTGAGAATGACTTCAACTTtggatggatccattttcaaagttccttttgagatgacaaatcctaGAAAAACCAACTCTTCTTGCATGAAAAaacacttctcaaggttgattttCAGTTTCTCCTCATGTAGTCTCTTAAGAACCATGTCTACATGTTTGAGATGCTCCTCCTTGCTGCTGCTAAacaccaaaatatcatccatatacacTACAATAAACTTGTTAATGAAAGGTGTCAGAACTTCATTCATCAAGCGCATAAAAGTACTAGGAGCATTAGACAAACCAAAGGGCATTACAACCCATTCATACAAACCTTCATTAGTTTTaaatgttgttttccactcatctccttgtCTGATCCGTacctgatgatatccactcttgaggtcaatcttggagTAGTACTTAgcccctcccaaacaatccatgagatcttccaatctaggcattggaaaccggtatctgatggtgattttgttgattGCTCTGGAGTCAATGCATAATctttaagttccttccttcttagGTGCAAGGATTGCTGGTATAGCATAGGGACTAATACTTTTCCTTATGAAACCCTTCTCCAACAACTCTTGGATTTGCCTAGATACCTCAGCATTCTGTTTAGGTGTAAGTTTGTAAGCAGCCTTGTTAGGCAAAGTGGCTCCTGGAATCAGGTCTATACAATGACTTACCAACCTCTCAGGGGGCAAAGTGTCATTGATTCCATCAGCAACAATTCCTTTGTATTGGTTCAACAAATCAGCCACCTCCTTGGGGCCTACATCCTTTGCAAAGTTCTGAATTTTCTCCTCTTTAGGTCTGTTGTCCTTAGGCTTCACTACAACAGCAAAACATAGTGTCTTCTCTTCCTTCAACCCTCTCATGAACTCCTTTTCTCCCACCAACATCACACTGTTAGTTGAGGTCTTCTCCTTTGGCTCATCTGGTAAGGGTGTCATTGTGAAACTGTCACCATTCTTCTTGATGTGATACACATTCTTCTTTCCATCATGCTGGGCACTAgtatcatattgccaaggtcttcctaaaagaagatggcaagcatccatgtgCACTACTTCACACAAAACCTTATCTTCATATTCACCTATTGCAAAacttatccaacattgttcatcaACTATAGTTTGCTGCTCTTTATTCAACCATGAAACTTTATAGGGGTTAGGATGAGGTATTTTCTTTAATCCTAACTTCTCAATCATTTCAGTAGAAACCAAGTTTTCAGTGGATCCAGAATCTACAATTACCTTGCATACTTTACCATTCACCAAGCATGTGGTCCAGAATAAAGACTTTCTTTGTGGTGGCTCCTTGCTGATTGGTGTCAAGAGTGACCTATTAAACATGATGCATTCCCCAATGACTGGATCAGCAAGTCTTGATGAGGCTGCAAGGTATGAGGTGGTGCTTTGGTGATCATCCTCTTGGGCTAGTTGCActcttctttctccttgctggCTTGAACTGTTGCTTGCTTTCTCAGGACACCTAAATGATTGGTGGCCTACTTGGTTACATGAGAAACATCTCCCAGTAAAGACATTAGAGCCTCTACCTCCAAATCTGCCTCTTCTAGTGCCTCTTCCACCTCTAGGATTGCTTCTATAACCTGAATCTTTTTCAATATCTTGATGGCTGCTTTCACCTTGCTGCTTTTGGAATGAACCTCTGCCATGAAATCTGCCTCTTCCTCTGAAATTTGGATTGCCTCTACCACCTCTATTGTTTTGTTCACCTCTCTTCTtttgtttttcttcaattttcaacACCATTTGATGGCATTTATGGACTGATTCAAGGTTAAACAAACTCAACTCATCCTGAATGCTATATTTCAGTCCATTTACATATCTAGCCAACTTCTGATTTTCAGTTTCAGATATCTTAGTCTTCAAAGAAAGTTTATAAAACTCCTCTGTATAGGTACTCACATCCATATCCTTTTGTTTCAGATTATGTAGCTTCTTGTGGAGGGTAACTTCATAGTCTTCAGGCACAAATTGCTTCTTTACCTCAGCCAACATCTTCTTCCATGTGGTGATAGGTACTTTGTTGTTCTCAACCCTCTCATTCTGCAAGAAGTTCCACCAACTCAATGCTAGTCCCTTCATCTTTGATTTTGCAATCTTCACCTTTGAACTCTCAGGTGTATCATCACATTCAAAGTAGTTTTCAAGGGCTTCTACCCAATCCATGCATTCTTTAGCATTCATCTTTCCTATGAACACTGGGACATCAGGTTTACTATCCTTCCTTCCTACCTTTTCAAGGGCTTCAAGGAAGTGTCTTTGATCAGCAGGTATATTCAATCCATCAAGCTGAGACCTAGgggcctcttcttcctcttcttcctcacattcctcttcatctcttcttaTCCCTTGTCAATGCTTGAGTCTTTCTaactccatctccatcttcttgcTCCTTGCTAGGTGTTCTTTGAACATTTTTGCCAACTCCTTGTTGGTGATGTTTTGAGGAAATCCATCCCCATCATTTCCTTCATTCTCAGACATCTTCTTAGCACCAATGATCTTAgtggtgctctgataccacttgatgcagagtgcACAACTGAAAGTGTGCAATTAGACTCAAAAGGTCTATAGGGCTCCAAAGGATTGCTCATTAGGCCTAGCCAGCCTCACCCACACTCCAAACTGATTATGAGGGCTCACCCTCACCCACTCACAAACCTGCACAAGGCCCAAACCCAATCCCTATGGGTTATACAATTTTGGCACAAAATTTGCCTTAGGGCTTCAGTCCCTTATTAAGGCACAAACATGGAAACTGACTTAAATGGTTTCTCTGATTAGAAACATCACTTGGCACACTTCACTTGACCCTAGACAACTAAGTTCCAACCCTTGGTTTGACTCTCCAAACCCTCAAACACCAAATGCAAAATTAGACCTACTAGGCTACTAGGTCTCTCAAACTGAAAACGGGTGATTCAAGGAAACTTTCCCAATGGACCTGGCACTATTTTAATTGTTTTGAGACCTCCTACTGGTGGCCTAACATCCCCCAAAAGGGCAGAGCCCCACAGCACTCTTGCAACTCCCAATCACTACAAGTCtcacaggcctaattggccaaatttGGCTTGGAACACTTGCAAATCGTTGAAGTTGGGTGCACACTGAAAGGGCAGTGGTTTTGGAAGGTCTATCCACCTTCTGGGAACCTCAATCAACGCCTTGGACCAGGTTTTGGGCGGTCACCCATGCACAATATCATTAAACCCGCTTTGACTGGCTAAATACATACAAATATTTAGCCTAGGGCATGACCAAACTTCCCTTGGCCTTCACTTTCAGACCCAAAGCTTTTGAAGTCTTATAATACACCATTTGACCTTGCAAATTCCAGAAAACCAAAGAATTTCACCGTGGAATTTGCAAGTTATGGGTCATTTTGGGTTAAAACCCTCCAAACCTTATGTTCACGGGCTGTCTTTAGTAAAACAGAGATAACTTTCACCAAACAACTCCAAATTGGATCAAACAAAAGCCAAATGTTAGGTGATTCACCCCTTCACCCTATCATGCCCCTAGATCCGTACAACCAATCCGTACAATTGATGTCTAAACCAGTTTGCTATGAAAATCTGTCTTTTATTGCAGAAATTGGTCATGAATCATTACAAAAACCTCCAAACCCATGGATTTCGAATTGGGAACCTTAAATAGGCTTCCCCAACCACAATTAACCAATCCCAATCGGTTGGAGACGTTGGACAAGTCATCCAACCGAAATTTGAAAAGGTTGTCATAGTTGCTAAGCAACTTTTCCCAATTTTTGCACTTTTGCAACCTTGTGAGCACTTGTCAATTGTTTTCACTTGATGGCCATCTTGGGACCTCTCAACCCATGGATCTGGGCATGAGATGACAGAAATGGACATCCTACCAAATGccaaaatcaaaaacatgaaaattgtcaaaattgccTAGGCTTGCCTAGACTAGATCCTAGTGGACTAAGGGACTTCTAGGCTTATAGAATGGCCTTAGAATGCCTTGACCACACATATTGGATCAAGAGACATGGATGGTGGACTCCCATCCTTATTACAATGCCAAAACAAGAAAATGCAAATCAGGTGCCCTGCACCATTGATGCTACTGACAATGTAAATGTACaggatgttgatgttcaaatgtaTGAGCAACATGAATGGGAATAGGGgcaggaagaaaagaaagatgaagaagaaaagaaggatgaggagccaccGGTAGTAACTCAAATTGTTGATACACAGCCCCCACTGATACAGGAAACTAAAAAGGATAAGGAAtgtgaaaagaaagaggaagtcACAGAAGATAAGCCTGAAGATGCagagaagaagatagaggaaaagaagacaagagaaaaagaaaaggaaaaggaagaggagaaaactgAAGATAAAGAGGAAACAGAGGTGAAGAAGTCAAAGAAGACTGAACttaaagtgacacctttgtcacttgattctgataagaaaatatttgatgaagatgatgatgatgctataaacATCAAAGGACCACTTGACATGGACAATTCGAGCTCAACTAAGTTGGTGGAGATTGCAACTGCCATACAATCTCgggccaagaagaagaggatgaaagaacaacatAAGGAGGCAGAAACAATAAAGAAtgttgttgatattttgtctagtctcctaccagagactgatacaGATAATTTTGTTACTCCTATTGATAAGCTTGGACAACTTGTTAATGATGCCAGAGAACAGATGAAATCTTTTGAGGATGCAACTTATGTCAGTGTtgagaaggattacaagaagaaaagaactGAGCAATTGATGAATGATATCGACAAAGGTAAAGTTGCCTTGACTgtcaataaggactatttgaaaggacttgaaaccggaggtaaaatcctctcaactgtttctaaattttcattgttttgtgctgatttgaagaagaagaagaaggaggaagctgagtaagaacttgaagttcttagtgagtcattcaagccCCTTAATGACTCTGCTATCAATTTTAGGAGATTGGTTGTAGAACTTCAGCGTAAGctgaaagcttatgaaaatgaacAGGGTAAGAGGATCATA
The nucleotide sequence above comes from Cryptomeria japonica chromosome 11, Sugi_1.0, whole genome shotgun sequence. Encoded proteins:
- the LOC131860330 gene encoding uncharacterized protein LOC131860330; its protein translation is MNAKECMDWVEALENYFECDDTPESSKVKIAKSKMKGLALSWWNFLQNERVENNKVPITTWKKMLAEVKKQFVPEDYEVTLHKKLHNLKQKDMDVSTYTEEFYKLSLKTKISETENQKLARYVNGLKYSIQDELSLFNLESVHKCHQMVLKIEEKQKKRGEQNNRGGRGNPNFRGRGRFHGRGSFQKQQGESSHQDIEKDSGYRSNPRGGRGTRRGRFGGRGSNVFTGRCFSCNQVGHQSFRCPEKASNSSSQQGERRVQLAQEDDHQSTTSYLAASSRLADPVIGECIMFNRSLLTPISKEPPQRKSLFWTTCLVNGKVCKVIVDSGSTENLVSTEMIEKLGLKKIPHPNPYKVSWLNKEQQTIVDEQCWISFAIGEYEDKVLCEVVHMDACHLLLGRPWQYDTSAQHDGKKNVYHIKKNGDSFTMTPLPDEPKEKTSTNSVMLVGEKEFMRGLKEEKTLCFAVVVKPKDNRPKEEKIQNFAKDVGPKEVADLLNQYKGIVADGINDTLPPERLVSHCIDLIPGATLPNKAAYKLTPKQNAEVSRQIQELLEKGFIRKSISPYAIPAILAPKKEGT